From one Lycium barbarum isolate Lr01 chromosome 6, ASM1917538v2, whole genome shotgun sequence genomic stretch:
- the LOC132600019 gene encoding uncharacterized protein LOC132600019, whose amino-acid sequence MSEISCNSTKKCHCGEIARCFNSKTPSNPGRIFYKSPKLKAENCDFWEWQDNFLDNALLEISDLKGKLEVATAKMDNLRESLNAVKLERDNLKKKVHNLEAINNSQVSKSRELEEKMLKLKMLFMISLSVLVGFFCR is encoded by the exons ATGTCCGAAATTAGTTGTAATTCAACGAAGAAGTGTCACTGTGGTGAAATTGCTCGTTGTTTCAATTCGAAAACACCTTCAAATCCTGGTAGGATATTCTATAAGTCTCCTAAACTTAAG GCTGAAAATTGTGATTTTTGGGAGTGGCAagataattttctagacaatgctttattggaaataagtgattTGAAGGGTAAATTGGAAGTGGCTACGGCGAAGATGGACAATTTAAGAGAGTCGTTGAATGCGGTTAAGCTCGAAAGAGACAACTTGAAGAAAAAGGTGCATAACTTGGAGGCTATAAATAACTCTCAAGTGAGCAAATCAAGGGAATTGGAAGAGAAGATGTTGAAGTTGAAGATGTTGTTTATGATTTCATTGTCCGTATTAGTTGGATTTTTTTGTCGCTAA